The proteins below come from a single Streptomyces sp. SCSIO 75703 genomic window:
- a CDS encoding 4-hydroxyphenylacetate 3-hydroxylase family protein: MIRTGDEYRESIRDGRQVWVDGEKVDDVTRHPMFKPIVDVRARIHDLAHEEATRERMTYRDEETGELNAIANRLPRTREDWQDKRTAVDLVQRAAGGVATRVGDETIGEMWSLYDGQDVLNEVDPRFSENIRRHLAKAITADPFHVSANTDPKGDRSKAPKDQDPDMLLHVVRETDNGIVVRGAKYETAAAYANQAFTKPTIANWGNDTMSDYAVGFVLDMGSPGLRFVCRNGFAGRAPASDYPLANRVDEVESLVIFDDVEIPWEDVLFYQHTRAASFIRATLHRYSAFPFVQRTLHLADLMIGSALWNVKQTGLEKQPAVQEKLAQLACYRETVNAHLTAAIAMAEPSPGGLLMPNQSLLYTGRVVALSQLPTMMHTARELCGGQICITPDAATFADPEVAPWLEKYYTVNENWVAEDRRRLLAFARDLLNSDYAGHRLTFQLFAQSPPFAQLGAVYRTFDFDGPLDLVKAAADLSDKVDGSR, translated from the coding sequence ATGATCCGTACAGGCGACGAGTACCGCGAGTCCATCCGGGACGGCCGGCAGGTCTGGGTGGACGGGGAGAAGGTCGACGACGTCACCCGGCACCCCATGTTCAAGCCGATCGTCGACGTCCGCGCCCGCATCCACGACCTGGCCCACGAGGAGGCCACCCGGGAGCGGATGACCTACCGGGACGAGGAGACCGGCGAGCTCAACGCGATCGCCAACCGGCTGCCCCGCACCCGCGAGGACTGGCAGGACAAGCGGACCGCGGTCGACCTGGTGCAGCGCGCCGCGGGCGGGGTCGCCACCCGCGTCGGCGACGAGACCATCGGCGAGATGTGGTCCCTCTACGACGGCCAGGACGTGCTCAACGAGGTCGACCCGCGCTTCTCCGAGAACATCCGCCGGCACCTGGCGAAGGCCATCACCGCGGACCCCTTCCACGTCTCGGCCAACACCGACCCCAAGGGCGACCGGTCCAAGGCGCCCAAGGACCAGGACCCGGACATGCTCCTGCACGTGGTGCGGGAGACCGACAACGGCATCGTGGTCCGCGGCGCCAAGTACGAGACGGCGGCGGCCTACGCCAACCAGGCGTTCACCAAGCCGACCATCGCCAACTGGGGCAACGACACGATGTCCGACTACGCGGTCGGCTTCGTGCTGGACATGGGCTCCCCGGGCCTGAGGTTCGTCTGCCGCAACGGCTTCGCCGGCCGCGCCCCGGCGAGCGACTACCCGCTGGCCAACCGGGTCGACGAGGTCGAGTCCCTGGTCATCTTCGACGACGTCGAGATCCCCTGGGAGGACGTCCTCTTCTACCAGCACACCCGCGCCGCCTCCTTCATCCGCGCCACCCTCCACCGTTACAGCGCCTTCCCCTTCGTGCAGCGCACCCTGCACCTGGCCGACCTGATGATCGGCTCGGCGCTGTGGAACGTGAAGCAGACCGGGCTGGAGAAGCAGCCTGCCGTGCAGGAGAAGCTGGCCCAGCTCGCCTGCTACCGCGAGACGGTCAACGCCCACCTGACCGCCGCCATCGCCATGGCCGAGCCGAGCCCCGGCGGGCTGCTGATGCCCAACCAGTCACTGCTCTACACCGGCCGCGTGGTGGCGCTCTCCCAGCTCCCGACGATGATGCACACCGCCCGCGAGCTGTGCGGCGGCCAGATCTGCATCACCCCGGACGCGGCGACGTTCGCGGACCCGGAGGTCGCGCCGTGGCTGGAGAAGTACTACACGGTCAACGAGAACTGGGTCGCCGAGGACCGGCGCCGGCTGCTCGCCTTCGCCCGCGACCTGCTCAACAGCGACTACGCCGGGCACCGGCTGACCTTCCAGCTCTTCGCCCAGTCCCCGCCCTTCGCCCAGCTCGGCGCGGTGTACCGCACCTTCGACTTCGACGGGCCGCTGGACCTGGTCAAGGCGGCGGCGGACCTGTCCGACAAGGTCGACGGCTCGCGCTGA
- a CDS encoding LysR family transcriptional regulator, with translation MNEISFRQLEYFVAAAETGSVTAAAAKVHLTQSAVSTALSELEDNLGVQLFLRHARGLKLTTPGRQALADARRLLSGVDELRDSAREVQSALSGSLVVGCYSTLAAVLLPRVIADFVARYPDVDLGFIEGSGQYLVSQLRGVGCDLALMYEADELRLAKDLRMTALYAAEPYVLLARHHPLAERDAVGVADLAAEPMILFDLPPGATYFLSLFKEAGLTPDVRYRSTNFEMVRSLVAHGLGYAVLTQRPTIPISYDGLELVTLPLAPRRPGLPVGLVRLADLTPSRRAVAFAEQCARTLGAAIDSFHG, from the coding sequence ATGAACGAGATCAGTTTCAGACAGCTCGAGTACTTCGTCGCCGCCGCCGAGACCGGCAGCGTCACCGCCGCCGCCGCGAAGGTGCACCTGACCCAGTCCGCGGTCTCCACGGCCCTGTCCGAACTGGAGGACAACCTCGGCGTGCAGCTCTTCCTGCGGCACGCCCGTGGCCTGAAACTGACCACCCCGGGGCGCCAGGCGCTGGCCGACGCCCGGCGGCTGCTCTCCGGCGTGGACGAACTGCGCGACTCCGCGAGGGAGGTGCAGTCCGCCCTCTCCGGCAGCCTCGTCGTGGGCTGCTACAGCACCCTGGCCGCCGTGCTGCTGCCCCGGGTGATCGCCGACTTCGTCGCCCGGTACCCGGACGTGGACCTCGGCTTCATCGAGGGCTCGGGCCAGTACCTCGTGAGCCAACTGCGGGGCGTCGGCTGCGATCTCGCCCTGATGTACGAGGCGGACGAGTTGCGGCTGGCCAAGGACCTGCGGATGACCGCCCTGTACGCCGCCGAACCGTACGTCCTGCTCGCGCGGCACCATCCGCTGGCGGAGCGGGACGCCGTCGGCGTCGCCGACCTGGCCGCCGAGCCGATGATCCTCTTCGACCTGCCGCCGGGCGCCACCTACTTCCTGTCCCTCTTCAAGGAGGCGGGCCTGACGCCGGACGTGCGCTACCGGTCGACCAACTTCGAGATGGTCCGCTCCCTGGTCGCCCACGGCCTCGGCTACGCCGTACTGACCCAGCGCCCCACCATCCCGATCAGCTACGACGGGCTGGAACTGGTCACCCTGCCGCTCGCGCCGCGCCGTCCCGGGCTCCCCGTGGGACTGGTGCGGCTGGCCGATCTCACGCCCAGCCGGCGGGCCGTCGCCTTCGCCGAGCAGTGCGCCCGCACCCTCGGCGCAGCCATCGATTCCTTCCATGGGTGA
- a CDS encoding DUF1028 domain-containing protein has protein sequence MTFSLIARDAATGAFGVVVTSSSPAVAARCAHVRSGVGVAASQNVTLPALGPRLLGLLAEGVDAARALAAVTASEEHIRYRQLAVVDARGRTAAFSGEGTLGTHRTVEGDGVVAAGNLLSDPGVVDAMLAAYERSAGAEFEERLLAGLLAGRDAGGEEGPEHSAGLVVVDEVSWPVTDLRVDWADDDPMGELERLWLRWSKEKRDYLSRAVNPAAAPSYGVPGDL, from the coding sequence ATGACGTTTTCCCTGATCGCCCGAGACGCGGCGACCGGCGCCTTCGGAGTCGTGGTCACCTCGTCGAGCCCCGCGGTCGCCGCGCGGTGCGCGCACGTCCGTAGCGGCGTCGGCGTCGCCGCCTCGCAGAACGTCACCCTGCCGGCGCTCGGCCCGCGACTGCTCGGGCTGCTCGCCGAGGGCGTGGACGCGGCCCGCGCGCTCGCCGCCGTCACCGCCTCCGAGGAGCACATCCGCTACCGCCAGCTCGCGGTGGTGGACGCGCGCGGCCGGACCGCTGCCTTCTCCGGCGAGGGCACGCTCGGCACCCACCGCACCGTCGAGGGCGACGGCGTGGTCGCCGCCGGCAACCTGCTGTCCGACCCGGGCGTCGTCGACGCCATGCTCGCCGCCTACGAGCGGTCCGCCGGCGCCGAGTTCGAGGAACGGCTGCTGGCCGGGCTCCTCGCCGGCCGGGACGCCGGCGGCGAGGAGGGGCCGGAGCACTCGGCGGGCCTCGTCGTCGTGGACGAGGTGAGCTGGCCCGTCACCGACCTGCGCGTCGACTGGGCCGACGACGACCCGATGGGCGAGCTGGAGCGGTTGTGGCTGCGGTGGTCCAAGGAGAAGCGGGACTACCTCTCGCGGGCGGTGAACCCGGCCGCGGCACCGAGCTACGGCGTGCCGGGCGACCTGTGA
- a CDS encoding flavin reductase family protein codes for MTIPEADVRSTTAPPVPKDRFRAAMGAAATGVTVVATGGPLGRFAQTVSAMCSVSEEPPTLLVCVNRRSPLNEAIRAHGTFAVSVLGRQHDHVADTFAGRPWPGKERWDFTCGEWTHAPSGAPRLADAVASFDCAVDTRLTVGTHHIYVGLIHEVTADGGTPLVYSDRRYARPEAVAPSTFPAFPGAGPAHRDQQRMPR; via the coding sequence GTGACCATTCCCGAGGCAGACGTGCGGAGCACCACCGCCCCGCCGGTCCCCAAGGACCGGTTCCGGGCGGCCATGGGAGCCGCGGCCACCGGTGTCACCGTGGTCGCCACCGGCGGCCCGCTGGGCCGGTTCGCGCAGACCGTCAGCGCGATGTGCTCCGTATCCGAGGAACCCCCGACCCTCCTGGTCTGCGTCAACCGGCGCAGCCCGCTGAACGAGGCGATCCGGGCACACGGCACGTTCGCGGTCAGCGTGCTCGGCAGACAGCACGACCACGTCGCGGACACCTTCGCGGGCCGCCCCTGGCCCGGCAAGGAACGCTGGGACTTCACCTGCGGCGAGTGGACGCACGCCCCCTCCGGGGCGCCGCGGCTCGCGGACGCCGTCGCGTCCTTCGACTGCGCCGTGGACACCCGGCTCACCGTCGGGACCCATCACATCTACGTCGGGCTCATCCACGAGGTGACCGCGGACGGCGGCACGCCGCTGGTCTACAGCGACCGCCGCTACGCGCGCCCCGAGGCGGTCGCGCCCTCGACGTTCCCCGCCTTCCCCGGGGCCGGACCGGCCCACCGAGACCAGCAGAGGATGCCACGATGA